The sequence below is a genomic window from Lolium perenne isolate Kyuss_39 chromosome 7, Kyuss_2.0, whole genome shotgun sequence.
CATGATCTCCATCACTTACCTGCTGCTGTGCCGCCATTCACCTGCCACTACCATACTTTTGCTGCCAATGTGCTAGGTTTATCCTTTCCTCGTCGCCGAACCTGATCTGGACGTCATTGCTGCTCTCATCTCAAGTTGCTTCTTATAGAGCCACATCAACTCGATATTTCTTAGGCCGTCAGAGAGCCCCTCCTTGGATGCAGTGGCTCCTTTTTTGAACTGAAAACCGTAGCTCCTCTTTGAATTCATGAACTGCATGCATGACATTGCTGGCTCGTCATGGATCTGTCTCAATGTCATCCACTGTCGCTGTAATTCATTCCTGGGACACAGAAGGCTACTGCACTTGCTGAATCTTAGCTGCCAGTAAAGAAACTGGGCAAGATCACTGGTGTTCGAAGATGTCTTGGGAAGTGGTAGACTCAGGAAATTTTGGAGTCTGCGTGAGCCGAGCGCCTAAGTGtgattttcttaatattttttgTAGTGCGTAGGAGATATGCACACGCAAATGCCGATTGCTCACCTATTTTTCCTTAGTAAGAAGTCACATAAAGTACTAGACATTGGGCAAATTCTTGTAAATTCATAACAAGCCAGCTGTTTTTTCAATTATCCACAAACAACATATATTGGATTAAGGAATTAACTAACTGATGATGATCAAAACCGAATGGTTTTGGACAATCAAAAGCGAATTAGTAGTTGCTAGcgagcagctgctggccacatggCTCAAGAACCAAGAGGCAGGCAGATGGGCCAACTGCTGAACTTGGGTCTTGCACAGAGTGCTGTGCGAGGGAATGTTAATCAATAACTTTCAGTTAGATGTACAAAATCCTGTATATATTATATTCTAACTGGGATGATGTATGCTAAAATTTGAGTATTTGACCATGGCAGGAACACGTGTTATTCCTTTTAGCTCTTGGTTATTATTTTGTAATGTCATACACATTAACTGCAATCAAGAAAATAGGGGCCGATTTCTAGTTGCGTAGCTCTATAATGAAATCGCAAAGCTTCTACTCCCTCTGTCCATAAAAGGATGCTGGAGACTCATCCAACTTCGGATGTATCTATGCACTAAAGTGTCTAGATACACATTTAGACAGACTtgcgacatccttttatggacagaCGTAGTACATCATTTCCTTTGGACTGAGTCAACATCCATGCCTTTTTGTATAACAATACCATTGTTACAAAGTGGTTGACTAATCGTTAAATAGTCACTCATAGTGTCCCCACATTTCTAATCCAAACTATATGCATTCTGCACTAGTCTAGTTGTCTAGGATCATGCTGGTGCACTATAGATGCAAGTGAGTCACCATTAGGGTACCCTCTACCCTCTTTAGTTCAAAAAAATGAACTAACTTTTCCAATGACATCATCATTTTTAAAGGTtagttcatttttttttgaactaAGGAGGGTAGAGGGCAGGGTACCCTCTACCCTCTTTAGTTCAAAAAAATGAACTTACTTTTCCAATGACCATTTTTAAAGGTTAGTTCATTTTTTGAACTAAAGAGGGTAAAGAGTTACCCTAATGGCGACCCATTTGCATCTCTGAGTGCATGCAGCATCAATACAATATCTTCGGTATACATAACTCATGTGCTACACTGATGTACATCAAACCATGAGTTTTGCGGCAAAGATTGTGTCAAATGTATTCAACAACTATAAAAGTAACATTACCTACTATTTCTATTGGACATCCTTAATGAGCATCTTCTAGTTCCAAGAATGTGGACTTTATATGACCCAAGCTAGCGGAAAGTGCTATATGTCCCTTCGTCGTCCTTTAGGAAGTTTAGTTTGATCAGAGCTTGACTTATTCATATATTTATGTGCACCTAGCCATAAATATCACACATTGTGACTTGACTTGTTATTTGCTTTGTTGCAGCCTGCTCTTTTTGTTTCACTGACAGAGGagcatgcaaggataaaagctgaTCGTAATAATTCTGTAAATTCTCAGATCAGTGGTTCCTCTGTTCTCAGCAGTTCAAGAAGCAAATCTAGACTTATTGAGCAAATTTTAGGATATGTTGTGAATTCCACTGAGTTCATGAATAGGTAAATGATTTGATGATGTTTCTTGCAGCCTTTTACCCTATAGTTTGTGTTCCCTCTCTTTAAGCAAATAATTGAGAAATCTATTCTTCTTACTCACTCCGATTTTGGATACAAGGCCACTATCTCAATTTTCAGATACCAAGAAAACAAAGCCAACTAATAAATAGCGTGATTAATGGTGTGGAAAACTACTCGTGTTCCGGAATAATTAAACATGTTGCCTGCGGTGCCTCTTTCTCTATGGCTGCATGCAACATTCACGTTAATGAGCACCATCATACGAGTTAGAAATCTAATCAATTCTTCTCGGGAAGAGATAGTGACCTTATGTAGTTGCAAATTGCATTTTTGTAGTGACCTTGTATTCAAAACCGGAGGCAGTATATGAGAAGTATAGCATTTTTCCGGCTTTATTTGGACATAATTGCATAGAATAAAAACACTTTACATGTCCTTCCATGATGAGCAAGCAGCATTCAGGTGATCAGGGGCAATGGTGCTCAGTTTAATTCAACGGGTTTGACCTGGTGTACCCCATCTGGTAAATTAGTGGACATCTGGCGCTACCATGCAATTTCTATCGTGTGTTGGGGACTTAGAAAGGTCGTATGCATGTGTGGTGTAAGTTAGGCTGTCGGGTCTGCTTGTACTATTTCTAGGAATAGTTCTTTCATGGCTGCAGTTCTGATATCCTTAATGTTTCATTTTAGGTATGCAGTTTACTAAATCATGTTGACATTGCTAATCTTTTTCTTTGCAGATCTCCTTCTTTATTACTTAGTATTCTTGACCTACTTGAGGCATTATGGGAAAATGGTATCCAGTTCATATGCATATTAGATAAGCTCAGAAGTTCTCGAACGTTCTGGGAGAGCTTATCACAGTGTATTTGTGCTACCTTTGATCGTTGTCTTGTTGGCAGTGTTGTTACTGCTGATGAGAAATTTTCTTCAAGGTATTGTTAACAATTTACCTTTTCAATGTGTACACGCTACCAACAGTGCCTTTAGAACATGCAATCCTAACACTGTTGTCTTTTATGTTAGCTACTGTGTCCAGTTTTTGTTAATTTTTTATATGGAAAATAACACTGTTGTCTTTTATTATATGGAGTAATATAATAAGAGAATAAGGGATGTTTTGCACTTGTAGGTATAATTGCCGGGCTAAATTTTTTGAGATCATGTCACATGAGTTGTTCTTGAAAGGAAGATTACTTGTGGAAGCAAAAACTTCTAATCCTGTTCCAGAACATACGAAGGAGCAGAAAGAACCTTTTGCATCTTGTCCAAGCAATGTTGTGCTCAAATGGTTTGATAGTGTTCTTCTGGAAGATTTTGTCAAACATTTGTCAAGCAACGGATACGCGAAGGAGCTTTTTCATCGTGCCAAGGTAACTTGTTCTTGAGTTTTGAAATAAAAATGGACGGATGTCATTTTTCTCTTATCACCAAATTGCTCTGTCTGTGAGATTCCATTGACCTTTGCGCCATGCTTGTTGGTTGGTCACTTTAATTGTATGCATTGTAATTCATGAGCTTAACATGTTTTTTTATATTTCTCCTTAAAAACATGTTCTTTATATTTGTGCATTTGCTTGATATACTTGTGCATGTAAGTTTTTTTACTTCTGATTCATGCTTACATGCATGGTTAGACATTTTAAATGCTTATTGATACCATATTCCCTTTGCCAGGTAGCTTCATGCGTTTGCATCATCCGTCTAATAATGAAGTTGTCCACTGGTGATACTGCCAGTTTGTCTTTCTCGGCAGTGAAGAAGGTCCAGCTAATCTCTAGCAAAGTAAGCCACCCCTGTTCGAGACTCCAATACGGATACTGCAATATGTAGCACTAATAACATCTCTAGCAATGTTTTATTCCTATTTGTCTCATTTTGAACCAGTTACTTTATATCCCCTTGTTATGTTTTATGATAAAAGTCGTTGTATGTAAAAAAGAGGCATGGGGAGGGGTGACTTGattaaacaaaataaaaagatatAATATATTGTATTCAATCAACATGCAGGTTTTTTTCCACAGTATTCAACTGGTAAATTACCATATGCTAGTTCAAAATAAACTGAATAAAGGTAGTGAAATAAAATAGGACAAGATTTTACACCTTCCACAGAGGTTTCATCATGCATCAAGTTTAGCTGCTGAGTTATGCAACCGCATATCTGTGTTGTTCTCGCGCAATTGCTTCTGCCAGCTGCCTGCTGTCATCCCCCCCTGCAGAATACCACCTCCTTACAACGGTAGAGAGATGGAATCagaagagaggaagaagaaagtgTAGACCCACAACTAAGCGTGTCTTTAATGTATCAATGTTTTTTTTTTCAGTTGTTGAGTCACTGCCACATGTTGAGCCATCTTATATGCTACAATGTCAGCCTGAGGGAGTTATTTAAACAGTTATCTATACCTGAATAGGTAGAATACATGGGTTTACACCTCAGGCCGTAAAGTAAATAAATGACAAAACCGTACATCCTTACATGGGTCAATTTGATTTTACTTGTTTTTTATGTACACTGCAGCTGCTGACGCAGCTCTGTCTTGTATTATGTTTTTTGGTGTGCAGTTGTTACAACACCAAGCATTCGTAGCTCTGCTCTCACAATATGCCCTTCATGGCTACAGGTAATATTTTTTTATATCCATTCATATttgttactccctccgttccataattCTTGTTGTGGTTTTAGTTCAACAGGGCAAGAggtatggaacggagggagtatggtTTATGATTatgttttatttgcataaatgtTGCATTTATTGACTGTAGTTTTCTACTGAACAGTAGTCTGATTGTGTATATGTTTGATATTGAGTCTATGATATTGAAAATTCCCCTTTTttgttatattatacttcaattcAAAGAGAAAGCTAGTGCTTGAAGGTTATTTCTGAAACAGTTGTTTTAGAGAAAGTTTTGACATGTGAAGTTCGAAACAGTATAACTGCATTGCAGAACTTTGAATACAAATTTTGTGCTGAATTTCTCGTTTTGGAACTTCATAAGAAATATGGATGGAAAACTGAATGCTAGCTCAGTTGTATGGGCACTATCTATTGCTCCAAGACAGCCGTGTTGGGTTAACCATTTTTTGAGCTGAATTGGATTAACCATTTATCCTTTGTTTGATAAAAAAATTGATGTGTCCCTCTCCTTTTGGGCTTGTTTTTTCTGTAATAAGAGATAAACGGCGGCTTTACTTGATTGAACATATGAGTTAGTAGACCATATGTTTTCTCAAGTACCATAAATACTCAGATACTAGATATCCAACTTCATTGGCCACAACAATGAATAGAACTTTGTTTCTCATACTACCCACAGCACCAAAGTTTAATAAAATAGAATAACCTTGGTGGCCCAGCCCGGTGGTCATCTCTTTAGGGTTGGAATATGGTGCTGCTGGCCTTGCATGTAATAATAGTTAAAGGTTCTTAAATTCAAAttcttacattattttgattgttGTTGGATACAGTTTCTGAAAACCTTATCTTATGTGGAAGCTTTTATAAATTTTGGAACAAAAGATGCTCCCTCTGTTTCATGTTACTTTTCATCCTAAAATTTTGCATTTCCACCAAGGTACCCCATGAAAAGGCTAAGTTGCCTCTGATTCATTTGTTAATTAGCGTAATAACTCTTGTTTTCAGCTGCCCATTGGTGCACCATGAACCTCACACTGCGCTCAGCCTAAGCGTATGCATAAATGTGCTTGGGAGCATTAGTGCTTCTTAGAATGGTTAATCACATTCGTAGTGCACGGGGAAGGTTAATCACATTAGTAGTATGGTACTACATTATTTGTAAAATGGTGCATAATGAAACATGAGTGAAGGATGCCAAGTACTGTGGAACAAATTACTCCTATTAGTCTATTAACCTGTTGAAACATTATCCTTTCTCTTATGTATCGTGTTGACTACATGCTGAATTTGGTTGCACCATCTCATGTATGTTTTTGGCCTTATCTGTTTTTGGCCGTTTGAACGAAATTCTTCAAAATTATTCATGCTAGTTATTTATTATTATCCCCTTAATGTGTGCAGTGGTGAACAAGAACTTACCAGTTTGGTAATCAATGATCTTTACTATCATATACATGGAGAACTCGAAGGTCGTCAGATTACTTCTGGTCCCTTTCAGGAGCTCTTGTGTTTTCTTCTTGAGTTCAAGTGTTTTGAGCGCAATGCTTTGGATCAACCATATAGGGCCTTCCCAGGAGCTACTGACAATATTTTGTTTGATGTTGCACACACTCGGGATGATCTTGGAGTTGAACTTTGGACTCATTCAGATTGGAAACCTGAAAAGGAAGTAGCTGAAAGAATGCTGGATATTATGCATAAAGCAAATAAGATGAAGTGCGATGCTGATGCAAAGCTTTCCACATTGAGGTCCTTTACAACATTTTTATCTGTCTACATTGGAACAGTAAGTTTGTAATTTGAGATCCTTTCATTTGCTTTGAGACCACTATTTGTCCACTGTTTACTCCTGCCATCGGAGATGTAAAGGCGTATTTGTTTGGTTAAGACAAAGACTTTGACCAACAAATTCACAATGATAAGTACTTCTGAATACTATTAACATTAACTTTATGTCATGTGAGTATTACATAATAATAGAGTAATTGTTGGTCAAAGCCTTGTCTTGACCAAACAAAATATTCCGTATTTTTTCTGACAGAGGTAGCACTACTGTTCTTTTGATAATTACAGCCTTAGCGTGGGTTCATAGATCTGTGTTAATGTGTCATTAAGGTCCATCAGTTAAGTGATGGAGTTGTAATGTGGCTGGGCCTTGGCAGTCTTGCTGAGGTAACCTGAAGTTCGTTGGCCTAAAATTGAAAGGCTAATGAGTTCTAGGATCTCGTGTAATTTACTCATTATTGCATTCATCAACTGATCTTACAATCTCTTGCAGAGTTCCAGTAATAAAGTCACCTTATCTGATGGAGGGATTTCCACAACAGCTCTGGAAGCAGCAATTAGATGTGCATGCACATATTTCCAGTCAACTGTTGCTTCGCTATTTCCCGAAGTTGACACCAATGAGGTTTTGTATCCCCTATTGTCTGGGCAAGTGGACTTACTGCTTACTCTTGCCAGGTTCTTTTTTAACCAAGTTAAGCAAACCAAGAACTCTGCTCGTCTCCATCCAGTTATTGTACTTCTTATGAAGACCTCAGGTGCCAGcacatcatttttggttgatctCATGCCATCTAGTCCTGCTCTTAAAAAACCAGTGAAGTCCCTCCTTGTTCTGATTTTGTCTCTATTTGGATTCATATACGACAAGGATGACATACAAGATGTATCAGGTGATGTTAATCTGTTTGGTGAATCATCTGTTATAAGTATGAGTTTGTTACCTGTGCTCTGCAAATTGGCTGAGAATAGGGATTATACTGATCTTGCTGTTGGAACAATGGACCTACTATTGAAGGGCTTTATACCTCCTAATGTATGGTTTCCTATTCTACAAAAGCATTTCCGTCTTCAGGCTATACTGCATAAATGTCAGAATGGTGCAATATTGTCTATTCAAGTAATTTTGAATTTCCTCTTGACCTTGGGGCGGACAAAGGATGGCGCTAAAATGCTTCAGTCTGCAaatatttttgctttcttgaaggTACTTCTGAGTCAGCTGTCTCTCGATGACTCTTGTTTCAGAAATTCTTTGAGCAGCCAAGCGAAGGATGTGAATATCTGGGGTATGGCTCTTGCAATAGTCGCCTCTCTCAACCATTCTATGGATGATGATATTTCTCGCAACTGTGTTGCAAACAGTACTATCAGCTTCCTTTCAGGACAAGTTCCGCTGATGTCGTCTTATCTATCTGCACAAAATGTGGGTACACATCATAGCAAGAAAAGGGCAGTGTTGCAACAGTCACAGACATCACTTTCAGCTCTGGGTTTAACTGAGAATATCCTCTCACTTCTGTGTATCTTAGCAAAATATCATTTTCCACACGACACTAGTATGAAGGAAGTGGATTCAGAATTAAGAGAGATAATTATCCACCTGCTTGCATTTATTAGCAGAGGAAATGCATGGACTGGTGATTCCCCAAACTGGAACCCATCTTTCTGTTGCCCTCCTATTGTTAAAGAAGAAGTGACACTTCATGAAGATCCACCACTCATCAGGAGCAATCATGGATGGTTCAGATTTGCTGCAAGCAGTACTCTGTCAACTGCAGCTGTTTCTGCTCCTTCCAATGCAGCATTATCTATAGTGGTCAGAGACAAGAGTAGTGGAGATTCTGGTTCTGCGAAACAAACTCGCTTTACTGAGATGATAGCTGTGCAGATTTACAGAATAGCTTTTCTTATTATGAAATTCCTGTGCAGTCAAGCCAAGGAGGCAGTAAAAAGGGCAGAAGAACTAGAATTTGTTGATCTTGCACATTTTCCTGAACTTCCCATGCCAGATATTCTTCATGGTCTGCAGGTAACTATTTTTTCAATTTTCTTGAAAAACAGGTACCTATTGATATTGCTTTTGGCCTTAATTATTCAGATTAAAAATGTTGTGCTTATTTATAAGGTATGTTTTGTTAGCAACTTAGCACAGAGTTGTATAAGATACATCTAAACTTGGTATCATGAGTATTGGTAATAACTGTATTCCTCTATGCTAGCTTAGTCGGTTAAGTCTTTCTAAGTAGCTATGTATTTTGTTGCCTCATGCCACCCCTACTCATTGCAAATTCTCTAAATTTTCCTTAGTGCTAAGACTTAGAAAATATGTTTAGAAGCTGCAGGGAATGATCTATGACACATACTTGTTTATACTTTATAAACAAGTAGCAGATGGATGCCATAAAACTTGGTGCAGTATTGACTAAAATCTTCTTTATTTGAGTTGTTGACACTATGATTTTGACGCCTGGAAGATTCAAAACTAATTTGATTATTTACATATTTAATTTTGAAGAAAGAATAGTTAGGTATTGACAAGAGATAAGGTCATTAAAATCGTCGTTGTAGTATTCACTTCCAGTGACATCGAATCAGAAGTGTCATTCAAACCATTGATTAGATTAGTTAAGTAAATTAAGTACTGACCGATAAAGCAAAACTCATGTCACCGTGGAGTACATGACAAGTATAAAAGCAATAATTTTGGCAAAATTGTAACTTCAAATTTGATCCTAAAAGTTTAGTCCTACCAGACATCTCTGGGACTGACACATGATTCTGACAAAATTGACATGCCAGAAGTGAGTGATAGGAAGTATAATGGGCCTTTTATCCAATTTGATAAAAAAAAAGGAAAGCTATTCTTTTGCGTGGGTGTACTTTTTTATCCTAATTCACAGCTGCGGCACTCTTTCCAGGATCAAGTGGTTTCTATTGTTACTGAAGTACTGGAAGCAAATGTATCGAACACTCTCGTCAGTGAGACAGATAGGGTATGCCATCTTCTGTTGGTGATCCTTGAAACATCACTTTATATGGAACTGTGCGTGTCCCAGTCATGTGGCATCAGACCCGTACTTGGTCGGTTTGAAGATTTCTCCAAGGGAATTAAGGCTATGCTTCATGGTATGCTTCTTATATATACTATTTAAAACGAGAATCCTAGCAACAACTATTCTTAATGGTTCACTATTTAATGAACAACATGCTTCACAATTTAATTCTTGTTTTTTCTTGCTCTTCGCAGCTTTGGAGAAACATTCTGGTTTTAAACCATTGGTTAGGTCACTTACTCAAATTACGACACTTCTGTATCCTGGGCTTGCTCAAAGCAACTTCCTCATCTAATCCTTGTAAATTGTAATTTTGGTGGCTAGTAAAATCTTCTTGCTAAGGTTTATAGATGGAATTGCTTACTTGTAATGTACATTTATGTATGTATGTCCACCAAGCACAAGCATCTAACGTGATGGCAGTAAGACATCGGCAACAGGTCGGATTGTGGAAGTCTTCATTGACCTGATTTCCATTGATACTGGGTGTAGAGCTAGACACGTGTAGGAGGAAAAATGCTATACTGAAGTTGCTTTATTGTCAATTAATGTTGCCATATATTTCCCTACAACAGTTTTATTGTCCGTCATTGTGGCCCTGGCTGATTCAAATTGTGAGTTATTTTTTGTGTGGGCGTTTGTGAAGTTTTTTGAGTCACATTTCTTCGATGGGGTATTCTAAGAATCAGCAATAtgttttatgcatggtggcattGCCATTTTATACTGAAATTCCCCAAGTTCGAATGTTTCACCTATGATTAGTTGTGATGATTTGTTGAACTTCGTTTAATTCTAGACAAGGTTCTTTATTGATTAAACTCTGACTTAAATTCAGACTTAAATGAATtcctgaacaagtttaaatcatcgtATGATTTAAGCACCTACTCATTGGAAGCTGAACGTGTAACATATCTGGCCTTTGTACTTCAGGGGCAAACAAGGATGAGCTGAACATGGGGATCCGGCACAACGGAATGAGAGTAATCAAACCACACAATTGCACTGAAAGTATTCCATTTAATAGTTTAGCATGCGGCATGCCTGATCACTAGGGCTACAAATGAGTTGAGTTTGACTGACAATTTGGTTTAAGTCCATCTCAAGCTAAAATTGACAAGATTTTTTTTCATATTGGAACGTAGTTTTTAATTAGTAAGACACACAATGATGTCGAAACACAATATTACTAGATATTGGAAGACATGGTACCTATTTAAATTTTAGAGGGGCAATCCACATACCATTAATGTCTCAAATTGCTCACCTAATTAACCTTATAGATTTTGTTGCacatagaaaaagaaaaatataGGCTAAGATAAAAAAATTACCCCATTTATTTTAAGATATTGCAAAATCATTAGACATAATTATATTATTTTAAGCTAATGTCCTGAAATTGAGCGAGCTAGTGGTCGCTCAAGATCAGCTCGTTTTTAAACTCTGCTCAATTTATTTCGGGTTGATCTCAAATCAAGCTAAAAGAAAAGTTCATCTCGAGCCACTCGCGAGTCTCGAGCTTTTCTTGTAGCGCTATTGATCACTCATGTAGTCCCCAGAATAGCTGGAACCTCAGCAAATCGTTCCCCACCCTAGATCCGTTCTACCAAACATTGCCCTAGTTACTACCAAAGCCAACCTAAACCCTAACAGAAAATGCTTTCCTCAATTGTCATCGAGATTGAAAGCAACCTAAAAGTTCCAAGCAAGGTTAAAATATTCCTTTGGCGCTCCTGCATGGAATAATACTTCTAAAATCCATCTTAGTGAATCGTCATATAGGCTAGAGTGGTCAATGCCCCATCTGCACTAAAGGACCTAAACACGTTGCCCATTTGTTGTTTCAATGTCCAGCAACACAAGAATTGTGGAGATATTTGGGCCTTGCAACGATGATAGAGGAAGCCTCTACTGTTGACCCATATGGCTCTGCAGTCCTAGATCACGTACTACGACACCAAAGCAATGTGATGCCATGCTTCCAGGATATTGGTCTAAAGAAAACTATTTCTGTTGTGTGCTGGTACTTGTGGTGGATCTACCGACGTCGAACTCATGATGAGAATGTACCATCGATGTTCATGTGTATGATGTCAATCGTTGCGATCACAACACGAATTCGGTAGAGGTGGTGAAGAAACTTGATTCTGCAGTGGCTAAATGGAACAAACCAGATCCTCTGTAGGTAATACATGATGCAGATGGTTACTTTTATGCCGAAAATAATGCCAGCTATGTAGGTGCATCTCTGCGAGATCACAAAGGAATTTTTATTGCTGCATCTACCATTGTTCTTCCAAATGTTTCACAATCAGCAGCCACAGAGGTGACTGTTGTGCGAGAGGGTCTCTCCCTTGTTTTCATGTGGGTTGCAACAATATAGTGGCATAGTCTCACTCTATGAAAACTATTAAAAGATGCGTGTGTGTGATTAGATGGTGGAATGAATCATCAGCAACTTTTGCTGATTGTGTGGATTTGGCAACTTTGGTTGGCAGGGTATTTTTCAAACATTGTTTGAGAGAAGCTAATGAAGTAGCCCATGAATTAGCTAGGGTTTCCTTTTCTGATAATAATTCTTGTAATTGGATTCCTAGTTTTATTCTACCTAAACTCCTAAACGATGTAAGTATTATTGGCAATTATTAAATCACACAGCAGGCCCTACCGCTTCcctaaaaaaaagagagaattaAAGGGACTTGCCCGCTGTAAATGGCCTAGAGTGGGTCCACTTCTGCTTGACCTGGCAATCTTACCTAATACTAGCCAGAGGCTCTCATGTTGCGATCCGGTAGCGAACCCCACTTTCTGTCTATCGCCGCGGAAAATGTAGCACAAGCGGCATGGATCCACAGACAGTCGTTGAGTCAGTCGTCATTACGTGACGATGATAGTCCACCGAACAATGCAACACATTTCATCGAGATGCAGGTAACATTAGAATTGCTGGAAGTTGTAAGTGAATGTGCAATTCTGAGATGTTTAAGCATACTCAGTGAGAGTTAATATGATTATATCGCTTCTAGGAATGTACCTTGGAAATGGACCGACACCATCCTTAACATGTTCTAAGGAGGAGCTTTTATTTAACTAAACATGGTACCACACTACAGCaaaagacccccccccccccccccaacacaACAACGGGTAGGTCACGGATCACGACCAAAAAAAGAGCATCATCCACAATCATTTCAATAAGATCATAAAGAAGGGGACTGCAGCTGGCATGAACTTCAATTGGGCGACGATTTCATCTCCACATTGTGAC
It includes:
- the LOC127321682 gene encoding uncharacterized protein isoform X2; translated protein: MASGGATASTSGGSGGAGTKTVPAALWWDPFVALSDDLDRAAASPSAAISDALAERIKRHHAWLRGSVSMFGKPNDASRTALDATQVAVGEHRLAVKPDLKEAALRLSKSLNLDEVQSYILVKRSSESTPKTHEADAEEFLRLVSLQYYLERQCLLKCIRRIFVHTTCTDDDSDSTDAIKEEALLLLNEEMEQILLSIVEDSLAAAFSVKSASDLTVSWLEESLIEISLILEVLFLAICDNLSRCNGRLWITLCSIFKDMLSGSYDVGKFGVSVEAKKSFHYAKAQLLLILVETLDFENLLRMVHDEVSFSGGYSPYSVADILEMDVEVSKLPESAVESGPLFLAWAVFLCLVLSLPGNNANLEIDHASYAQRAFGLAPFNYLHGFLCSSIFRESDGPVSGFRGVLRTFISAFIASYEISFQTEDCSLGMILNIICEVYGGEEALCMQFWDKDSYVDGPIRSVLHIVEKDYPFHIKDLLRFLSAVSYGTWPAQCVYNYLERMNGVTTWYTIPGNLPDSVNYCDQIEIHHPISIPGMEGITLPHGTHGYILKIQEDGVALVRWEFPHSGVFILLVTLSQDLYSCNYVEACDILDLLYQMVSSNKNLCPALLDADKSLAVQKSKSLGQIEEHIRIDVVKILCSSIFKYAQDGNNGSIMSKTLRVLAEALKCVPYRVFDVAIECGIFSSQPNGPSSDWLLSGALARMLFAASEENGDCSSLASSLLDFAIQVLRKGAAADDTISSFIVFSIQYIMVNHMNWKHKKYSCWKTTLKVFELVKSCIQVKPIFSKLGGMIWQILLYDSSVHSVLWHIVCTSTQLLELSGGSFCNGVEDIEDIQLVLCCGLDIIFFMLSNLPEEFMPVAPFVTMVLSSSSKPFPFVTATISAMSFQNSALQVAAARALSILCFTAYRVQPQLMENCTFIIDGSEIWRLQASISHILDKEENINNCLIVAIFNLLTSFVRYQPALFVSLTEEHARIKADRNNSVNSQISGSSVLSSSRSKSRLIEQILGYVVNSTEFMNRSPSLLLSILDLLEALWENGIQFICILDKLRSSRTFWESLSQCICATFDRCLVGSVVTADEKFSSRYNCRAKFFEIMSHELFLKGRLLVEAKTSNPVPEHTKEQKEPFASCPSNVVLKWFDSVLLEDFVKHLSSNGYAKELFHRAKVASCVCIIRLIMKLSTGDTASLSFSAVKKVQLISSKLLQHQAFVALLSQYALHGYSGEQELTSLVINDLYYHIHGELEGRQITSGPFQELLCFLLEFKCFERNALDQPYRAFPGATDNILFDVAHTRDDLGVELWTHSDWKPEKEVAERMLDIMHKANKMKCDADAKLSTLRSFTTFLSVYIGTSSSNKVTLSDGGISTTALEAAIRCACTYFQSTVASLFPEVDTNEVLYPLLSGQVDLLLTLARFFFNQVKQTKNSARLHPVIVLLMKTSGASTSFLVDLMPSSPALKKPVKSLLVLILSLFGFIYDKDDIQDVSGDVNLFGESSVISMSLLPVLCKLAENRDYTDLAVGTMDLLLKGFIPPNVWFPILQKHFRLQAILHKCQNGAILSIQVILNFLLTLGRTKDGAKMLQSANIFAFLKVLLSQLSLDDSCFRNSLSSQAKDVNIWGMALAIVASLNHSMDDDISRNCVANSTISFLSGQVPLMSSYLSAQNVGTHHSKKRAVLQQSQTSLSALGLTENILSLLCILAKYHFPHDTSMKEVDSELREIIIHLLAFISRGNAWTGDSPNWNPSFCCPPIVKEEVTLHEDPPLIRSNHGWFRFAASSTLSTAAVSAPSNAALSIVVRDKSSGDSGSAKQTRFTEMIAVQIYRIAFLIMKFLCSQAKEAVKRAEELEFVDLAHFPELPMPDILHGLQDQVVSIVTEVLEANVSNTLVSETDRVCHLLLVILETSLYMELCVSQSCGIRPVLGRFEDFSKGIKAMLHALEKHSGFKPLVRSLTQITTLLYPGLAQSNFLI